The Solidesulfovibrio fructosivorans JJ] sequence ACGTATGGCCTGGGTTGGTACAGCGGGGCCGCTTTCGCAAAAGCAAGAACCAGTCCAAAACCGCATGAATCGTATCTTGCAGAAAAAGAAGGGAAAATATTACGGGAGGGTGGGTGCCGCGTCCCTCCCGTTTGTTTGATTCAATCTCCGCCCCGTGTTTGTTTTATTTTGTGACAGGGGCGGGCGACGCCGCATCCATCTCCCGGGCGGCGTCCGCCAACATGTCCGGTGTGGCGTAGCCGAGCTGACACAGCACCTCGCGCAGTGGCGGACAGGAGGTTTCCTGTTCGCGCAGGGCCTGGGCCAGTTGGTCGGTGGTGATGTAGCCCTGGCCGACCAGGAAATCGCCGAAGCGGCCCGTGGACTGGGCGCGGGAACGGAAGCGCGCCTCGGCTTCCTGGAGCCGCGCATAGTCGAGGACCTGCCCGCGCACCAGGATGTCGCCGAGGCGCGTGTAGCAGGCGCGGCGCTTGCGGGCGGCGTCTTCGAATTGCTCCTCGGTCACCATCTGGCGGTCCTTGAGAAATTTCCCGACGGAGTGTTCCTCCGGCGTGGTGCTTTCGTCCAGCCGCTCGAAGCCCCGCCGGATGGCGAAGGCCAGATCGCTTTTGGCGGCCAAAAAGAGCTCGATGGACCGGCCGGCGGCCTTTTCCATGTCCATGAGGGCCTGGGGTGAGGGCGGGCTCTCCACGGCCACGGCCAGTGAGCCGCTCGGCAGGATTTCCAGGGGAAAGACGCCGTTGGCCACGGCCACTTCGCGCGGCAGGGCGGCGATGGCGTCCAGGGGCACCAGATAGGGATCGATTTCCCGGGGTTCCAGACGGAATTGCTGCCCCAATACCTGGACCAGTTCGTGCTGGCTGGTCAGTCCCATGTCCAAAAGCACCTGCCCGAGGGGTTGGCCGGTCTCCTTCTGGCGTGCCAGGGCGGCGTCGAGTTGGGCCACGGTGACGAAGCGCCGGTCCAGCAGCAGGTCGCCCAGGCGGCGGCGGTAGCTCACCAGTTCCGCTTCCGAAGGATAGACATGGTCGGTCTTGTCCCAGGCGATGGTTTTCCCGGTGGCGAGGAAGCGGGCATAGAGCCTCAGCGCCCGCATGGTGGCCACGAAGTTGATGGTGTTGCCCCAGATGAGCCGGGGGACGGAGAGCAGCCCCTGCCAGAAGCCGTAGACGCGCCAGACGTAGAGCATGCGCATGCCCGCGCGCCAGAAAAAGAAGAAGATGTTGGCCAGAAGCAGATACCAGGGCCAGGTCCCGGCCTCGACGATGGGCGGATAATGGTAGGCGTCGGGGAAAAGGAGCTGGTAGAGCCAAAGCGCCGCGACCACCGGGACGATGCAGTTGGCCAGCATGCTGATCTGGTTGGTGAGAAGGGCCTTGCGGTCGCGGTAGAGCATGTAGCGCGTCCAGAAGCCCCCCTGCCAGCCGAGGCTGGCCCAGCCTTGCAGGGCGATGCCCATGATCCAGCGGGATTTCTGGCGCACCGCCGCCCGGAAGGTGCGGGGAAAGTATTCGCGGATGACGATGAATTCCGGCTTGGTCACGGCGCGGGGCTTGCCGGTAAAACGGCTCTTGCGGCTGACCCGGCGGTGCAGCACCTGGCGTACGAACACCTGGCGCAGGCCGAATTTGTGCATGCGCAGGCCGAAATCGTAGTCCTCGGTCAGGGAATCGATGTTGAAAAGCTGGTTGTTGTTGGCCTCGGCCAGCATCTCCAGGGCCCGGCGGCTGTAGCCGCTGCCCACCCCGGCCGAGGGCACGGACTTGCTCAGGATTTCCCGCACCAGCATGTCCCGGGCGTGGTTTTCGGCGAATTCGTCGGCGTAATGGCCGGGCGTGAAGCGCCACCACTTGGGGATGAGCGGGAAGACCGGCAGCTGGATCATGTCCTTGCGGGGAATGAGGTAGTTGAAGAGCTTCAAATACAGGGGATGGACCAGATCCTCGGAATCGTTCATCACGAAGATTTCGAAGGTGGTCCCGTGTTCCTTTTCGTAGTGCTTGATGCCGGCGTAGACCCAGTTGAGGCAGTCGGCCTTGTTGGTGGGGCCGTCTTTGGGGCACACGATGCGGTTGACGTTGCCGTACGCCTCCCGGGCCAGGTCCACTTCCCGTTGGGTCTTGGGGTCGTTGGGGTAGGTGCCGACGAAAATCTGGTAATTGGAATAGTTGAGGGTGCGGATGGTGTTGTCGAGCATGCGCCGGATGACGGCCGATTCGTCCCAACAGGGGATCATGATGGCCACGGGCTTTTCCGGCGGGGCGAGCAGCTGCTCTTCGGTCAGGCGCGGGTGTTTGCGCCGGATGATCAGGTACCGGTAAGCTTGGCGCAGCATGTAGACGATATCGATGAAAAGTTCGTCGAAGCCGCTGAGCAGGAAAATGACGCCAAGTCCGATCAGCAACAGCTGGAGCCCGAGCAGGGCGTAGGGCATGATGAGTTCGAAGGTGGTCATGGCTGCGGGCCCTCCTGGTCTTGGAACTGTTGGTCGGTCGGAAGCACGGGCCGGTCGCCGGCGGCGAAGCGGCAGATCGCTTCGGCGATGCGGTCGGCGGCCCTGCCGTCGCCGTAGGGATTGGGGCCGCGCCGCATGGCTTCACGGGCCGTTTCATCGGTCAACAGCCGCGTCGCCTCGGCCACGATGGTCGCCCGGTCCGTGCCGACCAGTTTGGCCAGCCCCAGGCGCGAGGCCTCGGGCCGTTCGGTGACCTGACGCAAGACCAGCACTGGGGTGCGAAAGGTCGGGGCCTCCTCCTGCACGCCGCCGGAATCGGTCAGGATGAGGGTCGCGTCGCGCATGAGCGGCACAAAGGACCGGTAATCGAGCGGATCGGTCAGGAGCACGTTCGGGAGCCCGCCGAGGGTGGGGAAGGCCACCTCGCGCACATGGGGGTTGCGGTGCACCGGGTAGACGAAGGCCACGTCGGGAAAGGCCCGGGCCAGGTCGGCCACGGCGGCGCAGATGTGGCGCAACGCCTCGCCCCAGCTTTCGCGGCGGTGGGAGGTGACCAGCACGAACCGGCCGGCTTGGGGCGCGAGTTCCCGCAGCAGCGGGCAGCGCCCCGGCCCCAGGGTTTCGGATAGCCCGAGCAGGGCGTCGACCACGGTGTTGCCGGTGACGATGATGCGCGCCAGGTCGTGTCCCTCCCGCAGCAGTTCCTCCCTGGCCAGGGGGGTGGGAGCGAAGTGGAGCCCCGCCAATACGCTGGTCAGGCGTCTGTTGGCCTCTTCCGGAAAGGGATTGGCCATGTCGTGGCTGCGAAGCCCGGCCTCCACGTGCCCCACCGGGATGCCGCCATAAAAGGCGGCCAACGAGGCGGCGAACACGGTGGTGGTGTCGCCCTGGACCAGCAGCATGTCCGGTCGCAGCCGGGAGAGGCATTCCGTTAGTCCGCCGATGGCGGCCTGGGTCAGGCCGGACAGGCTCTGGTCCGGCGTCATGAGGGCCAGGTCCACATCGGGCTCGATGGAAAAAAGCGAAAGGGCCTGGGCCAGCATTTCCCGGTGCTGTCCGGTGGAGACGATGCTGCGGCGCAAGGTGTCGCCACGCGTGGCCAGGGCGTGTATCACCGGGGCCATTTTGATGCCTTCCGGCCGCGTGCCGACGATGACGGCGACATGGTATTTTTCGGACATGCCTGCTCCTTCCGGGATCAGACCGTGGACATGGTTTCCTTATTTCGGATAAAAACGGTCTGAAATCAATCAATATAATAACCAAGCCCGGAGAGGACGCAAGGGGGCATGGCCGCATCGGGGCCCTACGTGCCGCCGGAGTGTGCGGAGGCAGGGGAAAGAGGAGAGCTAGATGGTCAGGTCCAGGACGGAGCCCTTGGCCAGGGAAGCCTGGACTCCGGGTAGGACGCCCGGATCGATGCCGGCGTCGTCGCCGTACTGGCCTTGCAGGTAGGCGTCGGCGGCGGACAGGGCCGTGCCGAGGCCCTTGCGGTCCGTACCGGTCGCTTCGAGGCTCGCGGTCAGGATGTCCGAGACGGCGTCGGCCGTGGCGTCTCCGAACCGCTTGGACACGTCGTCGATGGCCGAGGCCAGGGTGGACTGGATGGTATCCGTGGTCCCGGTGCCGTCCGAGGCGTAGAAAAGCTCGTTGTGGCCGTTTTGGAAATAGCCGTTGACCGCGTCGTTGAGCGCGCCGTTGAAGTTGGCGATGGCCGCGTCGCCGGCGGCGATGCCGAAATTGCGGTCGATGAACTTGAGCGAGGAGACAAGCGCGTTGCCCACGGCGTCCTCGCCGCCCGAGCCGTCGCCCACGCCCTTGACGATGATGCCCATGACCGCCGTGGCCGCGGCGTCGCCGTGCTTTTCCCGGATGGCGTCGATGGCCTCCGACAGCGAGGTTTGCAGGTCCCCGGCCGCGCCGCTGTCGATGAGCGCCCCGGCGTTGCTGGCGGATTGGGCGTCCTGGAGCCGGCGCAGGATTTCGGCGGCAAAGGTGTCCGAGGTCGTGCCGGAGGATTTGGCGGCCAGCACCGGCGTGGTCTCGGCCTGCTCGGAATAGCGGCCGAGTTTGAGCCCCCGGGCGTCCGCCTTGTCGGTTTGGGGGAGCAGACTGGAGAGACCGGACTGCTGGGTATGAAGGGCTGTAATCTCCATGGACGTTCCTCGACGACGCAATCCTTAATGAAGCCTATCGGCCGGTTCGGCCCGGGCTTTAGGCCGGCGGCCGCATTGCCTCGTGCATCCCCTTCTGGTAGGTCCCCTGCACAAAACCGCGCATCAACGAAAAGCAGGCCATCCCCGTTGCATCCGGAAATCCTCCATATTGACCTGACCGCCGCGACGTCGCGCCGCGTTCCTTGCGACGCGTCCGGCCTTGTCGGCGGCAGGGGGATGGCCGGACTGCTTTTGGACGAAAGCGCGCTCGATGCCGCCGTCTGTTTTGCGCCGGGCCGGCTGGCCGGGTTCGATCTGCCCGGGGCCGGACACGTTTCCCTGGCTTTTTTCTCCCCACGCACCGGCGGGGCGGCTGTCGCGACCCTTGGCGGCTCCCTGGGCCATGCCCTGGCCCGGGCGGGTCTTGCCGGCGTGGTCCTCACGGGCGGATCGGCCCGTCCGGTGGGGCTGGCCATCCGCGACGACGCTGTCCGCTTCGTCGACGCCGCCGGCTTGGCCGGCCGGACCACCACGGAAATTTTCGACAGCCTGCTTGGGGAATACGACGCGGCGGCGGTGACCGGCCCGGCGGCGCTTGCCGGCTCGCCCCTGGCCACGGTGGCGGCCGACCGCTGGCACGATGCCGGCGGCACGGGGGGCGGAGCGGCTCTGGCCGCGAAAAACGTCGTCTTTCTGGCCGCTTCCGGTACGGCCGAGATCCGTCCGGCCGACGCGGCCGGTCTGGCCGTGGCCCGCGCCGCCATGGAGCGCCTTATCGCCGCCGCCCCGGCGCTGGCCGGTCCGTGCGGCTTCGGCCGGTTCGGCACCGCCGCCCTGGTCGATCTGACCGCCGGGCGGCGCATGCAGCCGACGGACAATTTCCGGCGCACCTTTTTCCCCGAAGCCCCGGCCGTCAACGCGCCGCGCCTGGAGGCGCTTTTCCAGGGACACGGCGAAACCTGTCCGGGCTGTCCGGTCGGTTGCCGCCGGGTGGACGCTCGCGGCCGGCTTTTGCCCGATGTGGACGCGCTGTCCCATTTCACGGCCCTGCTCGGGCTGGCCGATCCGGATCTGGCGGTTTTCGCCCGGCAATACTGCCTGGAGCAGGGCCTCGACGCGGCGGGCTGCGCGGTGGTCCTGGCCGCCGAGGCCGAACGGACCGGGGAGGCCGCGACGCCCGAAGGCGTGCGCCGGGGGGTCGCTTCGCTTGCGGCCATGGACGCGGTCGGCCGGGCGCTCGTTGCCGCGCCGGCCCTGCGGGTGAGGGGCGTGGAGCTGCCCGCCTTCGATCCGCGCGGGGCCTATGGTCTGGCCCTGTCCCTGGCTGTCGGCGCTTCCGGTCCCGATCCCTGGCGGGCCGGCTGTCTGGCCCATGAACTGTTGCGCAAGCCCGTGGCCACGGACCGCTTCACCTTCGAAGGCAAGGCCCGGGCCGTCTTTCTGGGCGAGGCCGCCGTGGCCGCCGTCGCCTGTCTGGCCGGCTGTCCCTGGCTGGGGCTGGCCATAAGCCTGGAGGAATGGGCGCTGGCCCTGGCCGCCGTCACGGGCGAACCGGTCGCGGCCGGCGATCTGGCCGCTCTGGGCCAAACGGTCGTGGCCCGGGAGCGTGCCCGAAACGTCCGGTGCGGCCTGACCGCCGCCGATGACGACCTGCCGGAGCGTTTTTTCGTCGAACCCGGCTCGGGCGGGGACGGCATCGACGTGCCGCCGCTCGATCGCGCCGCCTTTCTGGCCGCCCGGGCGAAATATTACCGCTTGTGCGGCCTGTCCGCCGAGGGACTGCCGCTGGCGGCTCCCAGGGAAGCGCCATGGACGCGCTGACAAGCCTTTTCGCCGACCGGCTGGCCCGGGCCGGCCTGTGCGCGCCCGGCGCGGCGGCCATTGTCTGCTGCGACGACGCCGTGACCTTTTCCCGCGACGACGCGCCGCAAAACGCGATGCTGGCCGCAGCCGCGACCCGCCTCGGCGCGGCCTGCCTCATGCTCGTGCCCCCGGCCGAGCCCTACCGCGCCATCCTGGAATTCCTGGCCGCCCGCGAGGCCCCGGCCATCCGCCCCCGCGACTGCGAGACGCGCACCTTCTTCCACGATATCCCGGTCATCGAACGCCCGGACGCGGCGCTGGTCGCCGAGGCCCTGTCCCGGCGCAAGGGGGCCTACCTGCCCGGCCACGGCATCCTGGCCCACGGCGCGCTGTCGCCCGAGCAGGCCTTCATCACCGTGTCCTCGGTGGCCTTTGCCGGATTCGTGAAGTTTTTTTCCGATTATCTCACCGCCCGCCGCGCCGGCGTTCGCGATGCCGGGGCGGATCGCGCCTTCGAGACCGCCGTGGCCCACCTGCCGCCGCCGCCCGAACGCGTGCCGCCGCTTATGCCCGGCCCGTTCGCCGACCGCGAGGCCGCCCTGGCCGCCATGGCCCAGGCCGGACGCGCCACCGTGGACCTGGGGCTGGTCGATTCGGTCTTCGGCAACATCTCCTACAACCTGCGCGGCACGCTGGCCATCAGCCAGACCGGCAGCGCCCTGGACGCCCTCGAAGGGGCCATCGACCTGTGCCCCCTCGACGGTTCGTCCTGCGCCGGGCTCACCGCCTCGAGCGAACTCTCGGCCCACGCCGCCCTGGCTGAAAAAGACGGCCGCAAGGCCATCCTGCACGGCCATCCCAAATTCGCCGTCATCATGTCCATGGACTGCGACGAGCCCCATTGCCGCAACCGCGACGCCTGCCACGTCGCCTGCGACAAATCCCGCTTTCTGGACGACATTCCCATCGTGCCGGGCGAGGTCGGCTGCGGCCCCCGGGGCCTCGTCCACACCATGCCCCCGGCGCTTGTCGGCCGGCGCGGCGTGGTCGTTCTCGGCCACGGCGTCTTCACCATGGGCCGCGACGACTTTAGTAAAGCCCTCGTTGCCCTGTGCGCCATCGAAACATCCTGCCGCGCCCGCTATTTCGAAACGCTTGCGCGCTACAAAGCCTGATACGGAGCCATCCATGCACGAGCCGCACAACTCTTCCCCTCTGACCGTCAGCATCGTCATCCCGGTCTACAACGAGATGCAGACGCTCCCCGTCGTGCTGGCCAAGGTGCTGGCCCGGCCGGAAACCTGGGAAGTGGTCCTTGTGGACGACGCTTCCACCGATGGCAGCCGCCAGTACCTGCAAGGGCTTGACGGCTCGGACCGCATCCGCGTGCTGTTCCACGAGAAAAACCAGGGCAAGGCGGCCGCCCTGCGCACCGGATTCGCCGCCGCCGCCGGCGACGTGGTGCTCATCCAGGACGCGGACCTCGAATACGACCCCGAAGACTACCCCGTGCTGCTCGAACCCATCTTTTCCGGCAAAGCCGACGTCGTCTTCGGCTCCCGCTTCCTTGGTGGCCCCCACCGCGTGCTCTATTTCTGGCACTCCGTGGCCAACAGGCTGCTGACGCTTTTTTCCAACATGTTAAACGACATCAACCTCTCGGACATGGAAGTCTGCTACAAGGTCTTCCGCCGAGAGATCCTCCAGAAAATCCACATCCAAAGCGACCGCTTCGGCGTCGAACCGGAGCTCACCGCCAAAGTGGCCAAGCTCCGGGCCCGCATCTACGAAGTGCCCGTCTCCTACTACGGCCGCACCTACGAGGAAGGCAAAAAAATCGGCTGGCGCGACGGCATCGCCGCCTTCTGGTGGATCATCCGCTTCGGGCTGCTCCATCGCGGCTAGGCCGGCGCGAGGATCACGTCCGCCGGGTCGCCTTTTCCAGCGCCAGCAGCGCCTTTTTCCGATCGAGCCCGCCGGCGTAGCCGGTGAGTGCGCCGTTTGCGCCGATGACGCGGTGGCAGGGAATGAGGATCGAAAGGGGATTTCGCCCCACGGCCGCGCCCACGGCCCGCGCGCCGCTTGGCCGGCCGAGCCGCCGGGCCAGCTCCCCGTAGGTGGTCGTCTCGCCGTAAGGGATGGCGCGAAGCGCCTGCCAGACGGCCTTCTGGAACGGCGTGCCCCTGGGGGCAAGCGGGATGGCGAAGTCCATGCTTCGGCCGGCCAGATAGGCGTCGATCTGCGCCGCCGCCCGAAGGCATACGTCCCCCGGCGGTTCGGCTCCCGGCGTCGGCGCTGTGGCCGGAAAATGCTTTTGCCCCAAAAACCAGGCTCCGAGCAGCATATCGTCCTCGGCCACGAGCAGCATGGGTCCGAGTGTGGTGTCGTGACGGACAGCGGTTCGCACGGCCAGCCTCCTTATAATGTGCGCCACAGGTGCATGACGGCATAGGCCCGCCATGGCCGCCAAACCTCGGCCCGTTGCAGCGCGCGTTTGGCATCGGCCTCGCCGAGGGCCTTTTTCACGCCATGGTCCGTGTGGGGAAAGGCGTCCGGCCAGCCCAGCGCCCGCATGGCGATGTACTGGGCCGTCCATTCCCCGATGCCGGGCAACGCCCGCAACGCCTCGAGGCTTGTTTCCGGGGCCGCCGCTGGCGACAGGACGAGTTCCCCGTCGCGCACGGCCCGGGCCAGCGCGAGAATCGCCCGGGCCCGCCCGGCGATCACGCCGAGCGAGGCGATGGCGTCCAGAGACAACGCCGCCACGCGCTCCGGGGCCGGAAATACCGTGGTCAACGCCCGAAAAGGCGTGTCCAACGGTTCGCCGAAAGCCGCCGCGAACCGGCGGGCCAGGGTGCGGGCGGCGGCCACCGTCACCTGCTGGCCGAGAATGGCCCGCACCGCCACTTCGAAGCCGTCCATGGCCCCGGGCAGGCGCACGCCCTCATGCCCGGCGGCAAGGCCCGCAAGCCCGTCGGCAATGGCCCAAGGATCGCAATCCAGGTCGAAAAGATGGGACACCCGGGCCAGGACCGGCGGCAGAACCGGCATGAGCCCGGCCGACACCGTGACCCGCAAGGCGTTTTTCCCCGCCGCCTGGCCCACGGCGATCCATCCCGCATGGTCCGCGCCGTGGCGCGAGAGCCGCACCGTGCGGCGGTAGATGCCGCCCTCCACCGCTTCGACGCCGTCAACGGCCCGCGCGCCCAGAAAAGCGAGCAGGCCCGCCAGATCGTAGGGCGGACGATAGCCGAGCTCCAGGCCCGGCGCATCCGTGGCCGGGGACTCGCCTGCGGCGCTGGCGCGCAAGCGCGTGGGCGGCATGCGGTAGCGACTGGCAAAAAGCGCGTTGAAGCGCCGCAGGCTGGAAAAACCGCTGGCAAAGGCCACGTCCGTCACCGGCAGCGACGTCTCCGTCAGCAGCTTTTTGGCCAAAAGCAGCCGTTGCGTCTGGGCGAAGGCCACGGGCGAAATCCCGAAGCGGCTTTTGAAGACGCGGCGCAAATGCCGGGCCGTCACGCCAAGCCTGGCGCACAACCCTTCGATGCCGCCATCCTCCAGACACCCTTCGCCCATAAGCCGCACCGCCGCCTCGACCAGCCGCTGCCCGGACCGGACCGTGGACAGCCCCGGCGCGCTCTCCGGCCGGCAGAGCAGGCACGGCCGAAAACCCGCCGCCTCGGCCGCCGCCGCGCTGGGGAAAAAACGACAATGCTTCGGTTTGGGCAGCCTGGCCGTGCAAACAGGCCGGCAATAGATCCCCGTCGAGGTCACGCCCACGAAGAAGCGGCCGTCGAATCGGGCGTCCCTGGCCTGGTAGGCACGGTAACAACTGGCGGCATCAAGCGACATGCACCCAGGCTACCGCTTGCCCATGGACGTGGCTAGCCGTTTTCGGACATGGCTGTGGCTTGGCGGAAAGGGAGCCGGGGCGCTGCCCCGGACCCCGCCAGGGCGCTGCCCTGGACCCGCCGGGAGGCCACGGGCCCCCCGGACCCCCCGATTCGGCTTTGGCCGGGCGGAGGCTTGGCTGGTTTGGCGGGAGGTCGGAGGGGAGAAGATGGCGGCGGCATTTGCCGGGACGGTGCATGTCGCTTCGCGACAAGCTCGTCGCCGGCAAATGCCGCCGCCACCACGCCGTCCGCCCCTTCGGGGCGAAAGGATAAGGAATTTTACTTTTGGAAGCCTTGGAAGAGGCTTTGTGATTGCCTACCCCTTTGAAAGTTTTTGGGGAGGGTGGGGGTCCGGGGGAGGGGACCCTTTTTTTCAAAAAAGGGTCCCCTCCCCCGGGTGCCTTATCTACTCCTTCACATGCAACGCGCTGGCGTCGGCGAGGAGGTCGTTGATGCGGGCGACCATCTGGTGCGGGTCGGACAGGTAGCCGTCGAGGAGCAGGGCGGAGTCGTAGAGTTGTTCCACGGCCTTGCCGAGAAACGGGTCGGCGGCGTCGTTGCGGTAGATGGCGAGCAGGTTACGGATGAGCGCGTGGTCGCGGTTGAGCTCCAGGGCTTTTTTCGGGACCGAGGTGTCCTTGGTGACCATGCGCATGATTTTCTGCATGCTCGAGGTCATGTGGTCGTCGGGGGAGACCAGGCAGGACGGGCTTTGGGTGAGCCGGGTGGACAGGCGCACCTCGGTGACGCGGTCGCCGAGAAGGTCCTTGATCTTTTTGAGGAAGTCGTCGAGGGAGCCTTCCTCGTCCTTGGACAGCTCCGGGGTTTCCTTTTTGGGGGCTTCGCCTTCGAAGGCGTCCAGTTCGCCGGCTTCGACCAGTTCGGCGGATTTGATGGTCAGGTCCTTGTAGGTGCGGATGGAGTCCATGATGAACTCGTCCACGGGCTCGTAGAGGTAGAGGACTTCGAGGCCCTTGGCCCGGAAGATTTCCAGGTGGGGGTTTAAGTCCAGGGCATCGCGGGATGGGCCGGACAGGTAGTAGATGGATTTCTGGCCTTCCTTGGCGCGTTCGACGTAGGCGGCGAGCGAGGTGTCGTTGTCGGCGCGTTCGATGGCCGAGGAGTCGAAGCGCATGAGTTCGGCGAAGGTTTCGCGGTGGGCGAAGTCGCCGTAGCCGAGCTTGAGGGCTTGCCCGTGTTCCTTGAAGAAGGCGGCGTACTTGTCCGGGTCTTCCTTGGCCAGGCTTTTGAGCTTGTCGAGGATCTGCTTGACGATGACGGTCTGGATTTTGCGCAGCACCAGGTTTTCCTGGAGCGTTTCGCGCGAGAGGTTGAGCGGCAGGTCTTCGGTGTCGACCACGCCGCGTACGAAGCCCAGGTATTCGGGGATGAGTTCCTTGACTTCCTTGGAGATGAGCACCCGGCGCACGTAGAGGTCGAGGCCGTTGTGCAGGGCATCGCGGAAGGCCATGGGCCCGAGTCCCTTGGCCGGGACGAAGAGCAGGGCGGTGAACTGCACCGGCGCGTCGACGCTTATATGGATGGTGGCCAGGGGTTCTTCTTCGTCGTAGGTCAGGAACTTATAAAATTCCTTGTATTGTTCCGGGGTGACGCTGAATTTGGACTCGCGCCACAGGGCGGGTAGGGTGTTGGTCTTTTCGCCGTCGACCAGGACGGGGAAGGAGATGAAGTTGGAGTGCTTGCGCAACACGTCCTTGACGCGCTGCGGATCGGCGTACTCCTTGGTGTCTTCCTTCAGCTCGATCTCGATGGTGGTGCCGCGCGGGGCGTCGCCCTCCACGTCCTCGACGGAGAAGCTGCCCGAGCCGTCGGAGATCCAGCGGGCCGGGGCGGCGTCGGGCTTAAAGGAGCGGGAGGTGACGGTGACCTTGTCGGCGACCATGAAGACCGAATAGAATCCCACGCCGAACCGGCCGATGAGGTTCGAGGCGGCGTCCTTGTTTTCGGCCACGGACTTCATGAAGGCCTCGGTGCCGGATTTGGCGATGGTGCCGAGGTTTTCGATGAGTTCGTTTTGCGTCATGCCGCAGCCGGTGTCGGCGATGGTGAGCCTGCCGCCGTCCTTGTCCGTGGTGATGCGGATTTCAAGGGGCGCTTCGGCGTCGGCGATGGTGGTTCCCTTGCTTATTTCGAAGCGCAGCTTGTCCAGGGCGTCGGAGGCGTTGGAGACGAGTTCGCGGAGAAATATTTCCCGATTGGTGTAGATGGAGTGGGTGATGATATCGAGGAGCTTACGGATTTCGGCTTTGAATTCGTGGGTTTCCCCGGAAGCGGCGGTCATGGGTCACTCCTTGTTGCGTGGTTTGGCCGGCCGGCGGGCGGCCGCAAAAAAGGCTCGCACCCCTTGGACGGGTCGGGCCTGTGGGGGGATGCCCCAGCTCGGAGAAATAGAAATATAAGGAGGGAGATAAGCAGGGAAGGCGTTGTGTCAAGAGCGCGGCGGGACGTCGGGCGGAGACGTCGGGAAAGGAGGCGCGACCCATTGACAGGCCGGGGCGGTTGTTTATTTTCGGCTGTGAAGAGCAACCTTTGTCGGAGGTGCGTATATGGTTATTGATCTCAGTCCGTTTTATGGCGCCAACACGCCTTTTGACCGGCTGTTCGAATCCTTGTGGCCGGCCATGTCCATCAGCCAGCGCAGCATGGCGTATCCGCCGATCAATATCGGCGAGGACGACGACAATATTTACGTGCGCTGCGAGATTCCGGGCATGGACATTGGCGATCTGGATCTGACGCTGACCGATTCGAGCCTGGTCATCAAAGGCGAGCGCAAGGCGGTCAAGGGCAAGTATTATCGCCAGGAGCGGCCCACGGGCTTTTTCCAGCGTGTGGTCAACATTCAAGCCGCCGTGGCCCGGGAGAAGGTGACGGCGTCCATGCGCGACGGGGTGTTGGAAGTCGTTTTGCCCAAGTCGGATGAGAGCAGGCCCAAGAAGATCAACATCGAAGCCGTGTAGACGCGCCGGCGCAGTTGCCGCAGGAGGACGACCATGACGGAGACCGTTGCGAAGAACGAGGAGCGCCGGTTGCCCCGGGTGAAGCCGGCCACGGATATCATCGAAAAGGAAGACGGGTTTTATATTTACGTCGACATGCCGGGCGTGACCAAGGAGGATCTGGTCATCGACCTCAACGAGGACGAGCTCAAGGTTTCGGGCAAGGCGGAGTACGTGCTGCCCGAGGGACAAAAGCTCGCCCACGTGGAGTTTGGCGGCGGCGAGTATTTCCGCAGTTTCACGGTGTCGCACATCGTGGACAAGGAACGGATCAAGGCCACGCTGAAGGATGGGGTGCTGGAACTGCATTTGCCACGCCAGGAAAAGGCGCAGCCCCGCAAAATCGAGATCCAGGCCGGTTAAAAGCCGTACAGGCAGGGCCGGGATGCGGAAAACCGCATCCCGGTTTTGTCGTTTGTGGGGGAGGAAAGGATTTGTCCTGCCTGTGAAGAGGAATAATTAAGATTTCAAAAATGTAATGTTTGGATGGCGTTGGATACTGCTTGGGATTTGAAATGTGAAAAAAAGGTACTAGTGGCATTTTGAAGCCTTCGTGTTG is a genomic window containing:
- the wecB gene encoding non-hydrolyzing UDP-N-acetylglucosamine 2-epimerase, yielding MSEKYHVAVIVGTRPEGIKMAPVIHALATRGDTLRRSIVSTGQHREMLAQALSLFSIEPDVDLALMTPDQSLSGLTQAAIGGLTECLSRLRPDMLLVQGDTTTVFAASLAAFYGGIPVGHVEAGLRSHDMANPFPEEANRRLTSVLAGLHFAPTPLAREELLREGHDLARIIVTGNTVVDALLGLSETLGPGRCPLLRELAPQAGRFVLVTSHRRESWGEALRHICAAVADLARAFPDVAFVYPVHRNPHVREVAFPTLGGLPNVLLTDPLDYRSFVPLMRDATLILTDSGGVQEEAPTFRTPVLVLRQVTERPEASRLGLAKLVGTDRATIVAEATRLLTDETAREAMRRGPNPYGDGRAADRIAEAICRFAAGDRPVLPTDQQFQDQEGPQP
- a CDS encoding glycosyl transferase family protein, producing the protein MTTFELIMPYALLGLQLLLIGLGVIFLLSGFDELFIDIVYMLRQAYRYLIIRRKHPRLTEEQLLAPPEKPVAIMIPCWDESAVIRRMLDNTIRTLNYSNYQIFVGTYPNDPKTQREVDLAREAYGNVNRIVCPKDGPTNKADCLNWVYAGIKHYEKEHGTTFEIFVMNDSEDLVHPLYLKLFNYLIPRKDMIQLPVFPLIPKWWRFTPGHYADEFAENHARDMLVREILSKSVPSAGVGSGYSRRALEMLAEANNNQLFNIDSLTEDYDFGLRMHKFGLRQVFVRQVLHRRVSRKSRFTGKPRAVTKPEFIVIREYFPRTFRAAVRQKSRWIMGIALQGWASLGWQGGFWTRYMLYRDRKALLTNQISMLANCIVPVVAALWLYQLLFPDAYHYPPIVEAGTWPWYLLLANIFFFFWRAGMRMLYVWRVYGFWQGLLSVPRLIWGNTINFVATMRALRLYARFLATGKTIAWDKTDHVYPSEAELVSYRRRLGDLLLDRRFVTVAQLDAALARQKETGQPLGQVLLDMGLTSQHELVQVLGQQFRLEPREIDPYLVPLDAIAALPREVAVANGVFPLEILPSGSLAVAVESPPSPQALMDMEKAAGRSIELFLAAKSDLAFAIRRGFERLDESTTPEEHSVGKFLKDRQMVTEEQFEDAARKRRACYTRLGDILVRGQVLDYARLQEAEARFRSRAQSTGRFGDFLVGQGYITTDQLAQALREQETSCPPLREVLCQLGYATPDMLADAAREMDAASPAPVTK
- a CDS encoding aldehyde ferredoxin oxidoreductase C-terminal domain-containing protein, with translation MHPEILHIDLTAATSRRVPCDASGLVGGRGMAGLLLDESALDAAVCFAPGRLAGFDLPGAGHVSLAFFSPRTGGAAVATLGGSLGHALARAGLAGVVLTGGSARPVGLAIRDDAVRFVDAAGLAGRTTTEIFDSLLGEYDAAAVTGPAALAGSPLATVAADRWHDAGGTGGGAALAAKNVVFLAASGTAEIRPADAAGLAVARAAMERLIAAAPALAGPCGFGRFGTAALVDLTAGRRMQPTDNFRRTFFPEAPAVNAPRLEALFQGHGETCPGCPVGCRRVDARGRLLPDVDALSHFTALLGLADPDLAVFARQYCLEQGLDAAGCAVVLAAEAERTGEAATPEGVRRGVASLAAMDAVGRALVAAPALRVRGVELPAFDPRGAYGLALSLAVGASGPDPWRAGCLAHELLRKPVATDRFTFEGKARAVFLGEAAVAAVACLAGCPWLGLAISLEEWALALAAVTGEPVAAGDLAALGQTVVARERARNVRCGLTAADDDLPERFFVEPGSGGDGIDVPPLDRAAFLAARAKYYRLCGLSAEGLPLAAPREAPWTR